The Sinorhizobium sp. B11 genomic interval GTCCGCGATGCTGCCTCATAATTTTGCTGAAAACCCTCGCATTGCGAAGGGCTCCAGTTGCCCAGGTGCGCGCATAGGAAAATGTCAAAGGTGTCGGTAAACGATCTGCAGTCTTTAGTTCATTGATGATCAGATCGGCTTGGGCGCGGATGGATAAGTCTCCCCACAGGGCGGCGACATGCGATCCGACATGGTGCCGACCGGCATAGAGATGCAGCAGCAGCGTATCGGCCTCGTCCGCCTTTCTGATCAAGGCTAGCTTGCCGATGTCGGTTGCCACCACCTGGAGATGGCCGAGCGCGAAGGAGCGAGACATGTCAGCTGCAGAGATTGGCCAGACAGTGAGCTCTTCTATCCGGCGTCCGGTTCCGGGAAGAGAGTGCCGCTCAAGCAATTGTACCAGCTCGAGGAACGCGCGCTTCCAGCGCTCAAGCAATTCGACAAGATCGGAATCACGTTCAACTGCCAGGCCGACCTTCAACCCGTGCAATATCACCTCGGCCAGGAAGCTCTCGTAGCCGGAAGCGTTCGGGAATTCGGGCAGAAGTTTCGCCAGCTCGGCAAGATCGGTTCCCGTGCACAGGTTGACGGAAGCGGCCCAGGCGAGCATCCGCAATTGACCGAGAGCAGGCGCGGTCCATTGGGCGTCCTCATTGGACTGCGAAAGCCCCTCTTTCAAGCGCAGCTCTTGCGCGCTGGTGGTAACGCGGATTGCATCCCTCACCGTTTTAAACGGATTTCTGGAGAGAGAACCGGTCTTCATGCGATAGAAGGCAAAGCATCCCTCGACCTCTCGGAACGCAGCTCCCGCAAATGCCATGCGGAGCCAGAGATCCCATTCCTCGCAAGTCTGCAGTTCGACATCCAAACCGCCCATGCGGACGAAAAGGTCCTTGGGAAAGACCACTGCATGAATCGCTAGAGCGCAGAACGATGAGAATTCCCGCTTTGCCCTGTCTCCTGTGAGATCGGGGGGTGTCTCGACGCCTAGCTTTCGGCCGTCTGGCCTGACGCGGCGATAGCTGCAATAGGCAATGACCGGTTTCAGACCATCGACGGCGACCGGCAGCATGTTCTGAATGAATGCAGGATCCAGCCAGTCGTCGGCGTCGAGCATGCACAGCAGAGGAGCGGTCGCAAAACGGGCGGCTGCGTTGCGGGCTGCAGATGCGCCGGCATTCGCCTGACGATGGACCAGGATCCGGCTGTCCGATTTCGCCAGGCCTTCGAGCACATTCCAGGTGTCGTCTTTCGAACCGTCGTCGACGACCACCGCCTGCCAGTTAGACACCGACTGTCTCTGCAAGCTGCCCAAGCAGTCGGCCAGAGTTTCCGCCGCGTTATATGCGGGGATCAGGAACGATATGACAGGCTGCGATACTGTTACCATGCCGGCATCTTCCAGCGGCGCAGGACATACCAGGCGCCGTTGACGCATCCCAGCATTTCCTCCTTGAGAAAGAAGTCGTCCGAGGTCGCTCCCTTGGGCAGCCGTTTCTTCAACTTTCGAAAATAGTATCGTGGCAGGGCCACGAGGATGCGCCGCAGATTTCCCCGGTTTCCGGTGTTCTGGTACTGGACCAGCAAGGCAGCCACATGGCCACTCATATATTGGCGGATCTGCTTGGCGAGCCCTTTCATCTCCTTGCGATGGAAATGCCAGGAAACCGCTGTCGGCTCGTAGCGGCAGGTGCGACCGTGATGCAGAAGTCGATTCCAGAATTCGGAATCACCCGAGCATCCCGCCGCGCCCATATCCAGCCGCACGTCGAACAATCCGATATCGTTGAACACCTGACGGCGGAACGCCTGGCTTGCGCCAGCGCCGATCAGCCAGGCAGGCGCCCCGTATGGTGCGCTCTGGCGATAGAAGTCGGGACCGAAATCCAGGCGCTTATAGCCTCTGCCAAATCCCCAATGGGTTTCGAAGATCAGTTGCGCGGGCGTGGAAAGCTCTCCGGGAAGGACAAGGCCGGTAACGCATCCGATCTCGGGCCGGTCAAAGGCCTTCATCAGGTTTTCCAGCCAGCGTTCATGCAGGACCACGTCGTCGTCCGTGAAGGCCACGAACTCGGTACTTGCCGCGCGCACGGCGGCATTGCGGGCGAAGTCCAGGCCTATTCTGTCTTCCCGCACATAAGTCGCGCCGGCCGCCTCCACGACGCGGCGCGTGCCGTCGCCGGCTGAGGCGTTGTCGACGACGATGACCTCAACCGGCGACAGAGACTGGCTCGGGATCGATGCGAGACATCTGGCCAGTTCATCCGGCCGGTCCTTGGTGCAGATCAGGAGGCTGACGTCGCGGTTCCTGATCGGCGTCTGCATTACAATCCGGGCGTGTTCAGTGGTTTCCGTCAGTACGGTGTTTGCTGCCAGTTCGGTCAGCTCTTCTGGCCCTTTGATAAAGGCCTGACCGACGGGAAGGCCGTCGGAGGTGAAGACGACCAGGCCGGCAGCGACCGCCCGCGCATCCGCACGGACGTCATCCAAAAGATCCAGGTACTGGATGGGCACGGGAAAGACATTGTCTTTCATGTCACGCGGGACGGCGTCACTCATTACCACACTCTGCGCCAGATGCCGGGGAACTGGTTAACGTCCTGCCTTGGCCAGCCGGCGCGTGTCAGACTGAGCAGCGTCAGCCTCTGCGGCAGTAATTTTCATCTCCTGCCTGAACCAGTCCAAAGTTCTTGCGACGCCTTCCTCGTAGCTAATCGCGCACGACCATTCGGGCATCACATAGTTTGCATTCGTCAAATCCGGCCGTCTGTTTGTCGGATCATGCGGCGGCGAAGGTTCGAAGACGATCGGAACCCCGCCTATCAGGCGCGAGACATATTGAGCTACTTCGAGGACGGAGATTTCCCGATCGTTGCCGACATTGAGCGGGCCTCTGTAATCCGTCTCGTTCATCCAGAAGTAGCGCGCAAAACCATCGATGATGTCATCGACATAACCCCAGCTGCGGGACTGCAAGCCATCTCCGAACACCGTAATGGGGCGGCCTGTGAGAGCCTGGGCTACAAAGTTGGAGACGGCCCGGCCGTCGTCCGCCCGCGTCCTTGGTCCATAGACGTTGAAGGGCCGAACAATTTTGACGTCCAGCCCTTGCGTACGCTGCATTTCGAACAGCAGGGACTCCGT includes:
- a CDS encoding NAD-dependent epimerase/dehydratase family protein, with product MKKVLVAGGAGFLGSHLCDRLLNRTDIEKLVVVDNLWTGLEANISHIRDPRFHFVRSDVEELQTSDKFDEVYHLASPASPPWYMKEPKRTISANLIGAYRLLDLLKKGGRFCFTSSSEVYGDPLVSPQPESYKGQVDCTGPRSSYDESKRCTESLLFEMQRTQGLDVKIVRPFNVYGPRTRADDGRAVSNFVAQALTGRPITVFGDGLQSRSWGYVDDIIDGFARYFWMNETDYRGPLNVGNDREISVLEVAQYVSRLIGGVPIVFEPSPPHDPTNRRPDLTNANYVMPEWSCAISYEEGVARTLDWFRQEMKITAAEADAAQSDTRRLAKAGR
- a CDS encoding glycosyltransferase produces the protein MSDAVPRDMKDNVFPVPIQYLDLLDDVRADARAVAAGLVVFTSDGLPVGQAFIKGPEELTELAANTVLTETTEHARIVMQTPIRNRDVSLLICTKDRPDELARCLASIPSQSLSPVEVIVVDNASAGDGTRRVVEAAGATYVREDRIGLDFARNAAVRAASTEFVAFTDDDVVLHERWLENLMKAFDRPEIGCVTGLVLPGELSTPAQLIFETHWGFGRGYKRLDFGPDFYRQSAPYGAPAWLIGAGASQAFRRQVFNDIGLFDVRLDMGAAGCSGDSEFWNRLLHHGRTCRYEPTAVSWHFHRKEMKGLAKQIRQYMSGHVAALLVQYQNTGNRGNLRRILVALPRYYFRKLKKRLPKGATSDDFFLKEEMLGCVNGAWYVLRRWKMPAW